One segment of Macrotis lagotis isolate mMagLag1 chromosome 1, bilby.v1.9.chrom.fasta, whole genome shotgun sequence DNA contains the following:
- the LOC141521586 gene encoding uncharacterized protein LOC141521586, protein MLLPCPPHQISPLWKQNNRSMMKQMSHINHWTRIIKQSSPNCSWTKTSPSPWLQQLPHTYHKTMVAPLGHLHHQATAKSSTLYRGHLLASAKPFPRPNIGTRKTDVSLKADKQHLVLLRSSKLQPEFSWHPSHQKVDSSGLYCHFPKICRCHNQPAEKLPNFNQKLPIPSLPSCQTSEVPPFEDHEEKTKATPRTFPASQDSPTYNTMSPGSQDETSLKSRQNCINLKPVIVIPSCDNEHYSWATAFESPSETQPKISHPNLGPRSLGVAPLHLYQNTRDTPSPSPEEEAPIAQASFPMEVECWETTPPKTDDQTEVVTDQDSGATSPLLALDLLDKTLPGLDYLDTSPLNLKQLAKEFEHWKVLPPERRHQAATQTVSDYGKDHPSVSKAKIPPDHSHEATTQTSIDHWAKDISNSISSWQVDVSTQTEEYWKTKSLETEQPSITQGQDDELTLHRSSGSQVTALHQSPYSPGCDHWLKVTPDALVRESFSADYIKLPGGSEHQTSSSLKMPPNHENQDKSGSDSTDYQQNHITSVSLNDQVTAQPRPTHTPKSLPSSKHQTETLRGPQFMAPDSNQDQIQNGLQHQVQTLSKRQVPWGFNYIKPFVIEGDSVPAKIVQTIIKSIPQEKIKDDMRKLIHLWKTGEPPTHWSGQFFSSNYIVCLVCVSWIPHGCPHVQRTKYPCVTQLLAIPMPLPGSKQKLNVKFAFQVSQTTAGNIFSLPYTHYCLQRPLRCQSANATSSHSDLVLSEPMKKKWLHFMLGKNHQQGEKAKIRSRQPHMKKMPKKRQKNSRGGSKGIKTKRKLNNQFFSH, encoded by the coding sequence ATGCTTTTACCATGTCCTCCACACCAGATTTCACCATTGTGGAAACAAAATAATAGGTCCATGATGAAGCAGATGTCCCACATCAACCACTGGACCAGAATTATTAAACAATCCTCTCCAAACTGCTCCTGGACCAAAACATCGCCCTCACCATGGCTCCAACAGCTGCCTCACACTTATCACAAAACAATGGTAGCACCATTAGGTCATCTTCACCATCAGGCTACAGCTAAATCATCCACACTCTATAGAGGGCATCTCCTGGCATCAGCCAAGCCTTTTCCTAGGCCCAATATTGGGACCAGAAAAACTGATGTGTCATTAAAAGCTGATAAACAACATCTTGTGCTTCTCCGTAGTTCCAAACTTCAGCCTGAGTTTTCGTGGCATCCTAGTCACCAGAAAGTGGATTCTTCAGGCCTTTACtgtcattttcctaagatttgcCGTTGCCATAACCAACCAGCTGAGAAACTACCAAACTTCAACCAGAAACTTCCAATTCCATCATTACCCAGTTGCCAAACTTCTGAGGTTCCTCCCTTCGAGGATCACGAGGAAAAGACCAAAGCTACCCCTAGAACATTCCCTGCCTCCCAGGACTCACCCACATATAACACAATGAGCCCTGGGTCCCAGGATGAAACATCATTGAAGTCCAGGCAGAATTGTATTAACCTGAAGCCTGTCATAGTCATCCCATCCTGTGATAACGAACACTATTCTTGGGCCACAGCTTTTGAATCACCAAGTGAAACCCAACCTAAGATATCACATCCTAACCTGGGTCCTAGGTCTCTGGGTGTAGCTCCATTACATCTGTATCAAAACACTAGAGATACACCATCACCCAGTCCTGAAGAGGAGGCTCCCATTGCCCAAGCCTCATTTCCAATGGAGGTAGAATGCTGGGAAACGACACCGCCAAAGACAGATGACCAGACTGAAGTTGTAACAGATCAGGATAGTGGAGCAACGTCTCCACTACTAGCCTTAGATCTCCTGGATAAAACCTTACCTGGACTTGACTACCTGGATACTTCTCCACTGAACCTTAAACAGCTGGCTAAGGAATTTGAGCACTGGAAGGTGCTGCCACCAGAAAGAAGACACCAGGCTGCCACACAAACAGTTTCAGACTATGGAAAAGACCATCCATCAGTTTCAAAGGCAAAAATTCCACCTGATCACAGCCATGAGGCCACCACTCAAACCAGCATTGATCACTGGGCTAAAGATATAtcaaattcaatttcctcatggCAAGTTGATGTCTCAACTCAAACAGAAGAGTACTGGAAAACCAAATCACTAGAAACAGAACAGCCAAGCATAACTCAAGGCCAGGATGATGAGTTAACACTTCATAGGAGCTCAGGCTCCCAGGTTACAGCTCTCCATCAGTCACCATATTCACCTGGCTGTGACCACTGGTTAAAAGTGACTCCAGACGCCCTGGTTCGGGAGTCATTTTCAGCAGACTACATAAAATTGCCAGGGGGTTCTGAACACCAGACCTCATCTAGTCTCAAGATGCCACCCAACCATGAAAACCAAGATAAGTCTGGATCAGATTCCACTGATTACCAGCAGAATCACATAACTTCTGTCAGTCTAAATGATCAGGTAACAGCTCAACCAAGGCCCACTCATACGCCTAAATCTTTACCTAGTTCTAAACATCAGACTGAGACTCTAAGAGGACCCCAGTTCATGGCACCAGATTCTAACCAAGACCAGATTCAAAATGGGCTCCAACATCAGGTCCAAACTCTATCCAAAAGACAGGTTCCATGGGGTTTTAACTACATCAAACCATTTGTTATTGAGGGGGACTCTGTGCCTGCTAAAATTGTTCAAACCATCATCAAATCTATCCctcaggagaaaataaaagatgacATGAGGAAGCTGATTCACTTGTGGAAGACTGGAGAACCTCCAACTCACTGGTCTGGTCAATTCTTTTCCAGTAATTATATAGTCTGTTTAGTTTGTGTATCCTGGATCCCACATGGATGTCCCCATGTTCAAAGAACAAAATATCCATGTGTAACACAACTGCTGGCTATACCAATGCCACTGCCTGGTTCTAAGcaaaaattaaatgtgaaatttGCCTTCCAAGTGTCCCAAACCACAGCAGGCAACATTTTTAGCCTTCCATATACCCATTATTGTTTGCAAAGGCCCTTACGGTGCCAGTCAGCTAATGCCACATCTTCTCATTCAGACTTAGTGCTCTCTGAGCCTATGAAGAAAAAGTGGCTTCACTTCATGCTTGGCAAGAATCACCAGCAAGGGGAAAAAGCCAAAATTAGAAGCCGACAGccacacatgaaaaaaatgcctAAGAAGAGGCAAAAGAACAGCAGAGGGGGGTCCAAGGGGATTAagacaaagaggaaattaaataaccaatttttttctcattaa